The DNA sequence ACATACATGCAAATCACATAACGTACAGgactcatttaaaaatagtttgagaCAAGCAAAGTGACAAGACACATTCTCATATTTTTTCTATACCTAGCCTGCTCATGATTGGTAAAATTTTCTGCGTGAAAAAAGATATAACCTCGTATTTAAAGTTCATCATACACACATATTAGAAAGGTATTTGCAGACATTTGTATATCCAGCACTTTATTGCTTTGAATTCACAACATAAACAACATTTTAACTTAGTTTTTATATATAACCTCTCAGAAGAAGGGAGAGATCAGTATTTCTGCTTTGCATAccaatgaaaattttttttaaatgaataaaggTAATTAACACTTTGAAATGTTCATCTCTCATATCAAAGCAAATCTTGCTGATATTTCATAATATAAAGATAGTGCTTAACGATGGGAGGACCTCCCTGCTTCTGAAGAGCAATGGCCTGCTGCAAAGAGTAGTTACACAGGAGATTCCTAAAGAAAGCCTTTATGTAAACTGAAGGCATTGGATAACCTAAATATATGGGTTACAAATATCTCCCACCAGCTgtgtaaagcagagaaaaagactggacaataaatggcatttttttaacCAATTTGGTGGGTTGATTTGCACTATATTTAGGAATCTCTCTCCCCCAATGCAGCATTCAAgattatttatgcattttcattATGTGTTTACATAATTACACTTAATGTAATTTAATACAATGCTTGAAATTCTATTAATATTTACAGAATTACTGCCATTATCTTGCAGTAAGGTATAAATATGCCACTGTAATAAATACTTTGctgtaaaataaatgcttaagtaTTGATTGATATATGAAGATTTACAGTATAAAAACTGTTTAACTTGGACAACTACTACTAAGTGCTTTGAGTCATTTGTCTGAGATGGGAGTGAATAAATCTACTGTACAGTGCAGCCAGGCTAACATaagtgttgctttaaaaaaaaatgtatgtctttATACACATACcctcaaaattaaaaagcaaattatatGAAATATACTTACCTCCAGACAGCTTTTTAGTATGTCTCAAAAATGAGTTACCAAGTGAGAAGCATGCATCTGGACTGTCACAGTTGCAACTTTCTTCTACTTTGTTATCACCTCTTGGATCCAGGCAACCGTTTTGTTCAAAAAAATTAGAACTGTCTTTACCTacagaatgtctttttttcaggATCTCAAAAGTTTGAGAAGAGGAAGCTTTGCCTTGTGTATTAAAACATTGACCATCACTTTCTTTAGTTGAATCAGAAAAAAGGCTCTTAAGCCAGACTGGGTAGTGAAAACTGGGAATACTACTTATCCCTGATACACTTAAGTCAGACTTATGACTGGTAAGCCACCTTGGATAATTCTTAACAGGTAAAGTGCTGgagttttcttcaaaaaacaagGGTCTTGAACTTGCTTTAGAGGAGACAGAACCGTATCTGTCGGGTGTACACACATTGCATTTCTTCTTGCTGAAGTCATCATGTGGATTCTGGTGAGCAACAGCTTTCCTGTTCTCCTGGAGACTGAAACAGCTTTCGGCATTGAGAGATGAGGTTTGGCAAGGGCAGAAAGATGTTTGAAGTGACTGTCTGTTCCGCTTGCTACTTTGATGCCTTGATTTAAAAGGGCTACGCTGGACAAAGGGCAGCGACCCATCTGCTGGGGATGCTAACAGATCATCCGTCGCAAGACTAATCAAGTCTGGGTCACATTCAGTCTGCCTTCTACAGGGTGAAGCAAGAGAACCCAATCCTATGAGCTGATTAAAATCATCCaacactgaaaaacaaagatattttacaTGAATTGCAAAACTTCAAGCATACCAAAAGGATACATTTTTAAGATCCAACATGAAGTAATAATTTAAAGTTGAAAGATGTTATTTACCAGGGGTACTGAATTACAGTTCTTACAAGAGTGGTTTCATTTCTAATCAGAAGCTTGCTAAAAACTTTACCTGTCAAAAGATAGCCCTGCTTTTATTGTACAAAACATTTACAGTTTGAGTATTTAATTTCCTCCTTTAAGAGAAACAAGAAATCAACATTCTACAGTCTATTTTCAGTTGCATATTCAGAATTGTACATTTTGCAAGTATGTCTTTAAGTATTTCAGTCCTAGTAGCAACACAGTAACGTTAGGGATGACTTCCCCATATTGTAAATTATGCACTTTTACTAGAGAAAAAGATGGCTAAAAGCAATAGCTTGAAGGGCAAGTAGGCAGATAATGGGCCTATAGACACATTTTGTGATTCTATAGAAACTTGCATGCTATATAAGATTTGACTTTACAGTTTTTCAGGGAAAAATTATAGcattaaatcctttttttcctcttacagaaaCTGTGAGGCACTTTGATTCATTAAAATAGGTTCTCCTCAGCTACTACCTGGAAggggttttttcctcactttcactTAATATCAGTAAGTGAAATCTATATGTTACAGACTATTATAACATACATGCAGATCAGCTAATATGTGAACAAAGCTAATGAGACTTCTGCAAAGAACAGCAACAGAGAAATTTCAGAGTAAAATATGAGCAGATGATATCTTTCATAGAACAGTTTCTCAATTTCAGTATAACGAGAATGCTTATTTTTGTTCAGGACATCAGTTAAAATTAAGTAGATGGTTTGTAttagaaaaatataaaccaaaagcTAAGCACAGAAAAATAGCTGTCTtgataagagaaagaaaagaaaggtgtgAAGCTAGAGGAAGgctacagcaaaggaaaagaagcCCTGAATTACACAATATACTACCATAACTGTCCACGCCAATGCAACCCAGCAAACATCCTTTTTCAGGTACAAAGTTTGCCTGTACTTGGAACTTTGTTATTTTAGATGTAACGGACAAAGCATTTGCAATATAAATTTGCTCAAGCAGAGTTATCTGCTCTAGATCTTCTCATAGAAGTTCATATAACAaccaattaaatatttatatattcaagCTAACTAATAATGACAAAAGCCAATTCAAACTCATGTCTGTTACACAGCTGGGTTAGACTTCAGAAAGAAGAGTAGATTCCATAAAAATCAATAGATAAGAGGCAAATCTTGTTCTAAAACATAGCAGTGTTTAAAGGAACTCATTCAGTTAATTAGATTCTGATGTCACTTACTCTGGAAAGGAAACAGGGAGTTTTTTTTCAAGACACACCTGCTGTGAGACAAGGAGATGCAGTACCATTGgcaatgaaaaaacagaagaacaacaaACACTAAAACTTATTAAAAGGCATATTTGCAGGAAACATACCATGTTTTTCTTTGGCATGATGCTTTGAAAACTTAACTTGTTTGGGAGTGCTCTGACATATGCAGATTTTTCCAGTGCTTATTTCTGAAGATGTAAGACTTAAATCGAAGTCTTCAATATAAGCCTCCAAAGCCTCAGATGCAGAGCTGTAAAGCTTGTCCTTGTAGTGAATCAAACTGTTTGAGTATGGGTTATTGCTGTCAATGCTACAGCTTGTTAAAAGAGAAGATACTGTTGAATCAGGAGAGCAGGCACTGCTTTCTTTTATTGAGCTTGTCATGGTTTTTATCCAAATTTCTGCTAGAATTGTCACTCATCTTTTTAATCAGtctaaatggaaaaagaaacaaaactgcaagTGATCATCTGCACCAAAACATCTTCTCAAACTGTAATGTAGCTAGGAATTCTCACTTTTGTtatgtaattttattattttttcctaaaaatacacTATTTAGCTATTCAACTTGCTGCATTTCGAATAAGTTTGTCATGTACATGCAGCACCCCTAGTAAAGTAAAAGGCAGAAGATAAAGGctctagaaaaaaaagataatagagAAAGCTTCTTGTATATTGAAGCTTCAGTAGTAGAAAAAATATACTTAACAAGAGCAAGAAAACCAAGCTCCTCACTAGTTCTAGAAGAGCCTCAATATCCTTCTTTTGCAAGAACAATATTTCATGTAGAAATTACTGACGTTTGTCACCAAACATACAATTCAGCAGAGACACACAGAAGTATCATAGCTTTCCATTTCAGAACCAGCACAGAAGAGTAGCATTCATGGACAACACCATAAATAAAAGTAGCTCAGATAGTATGAAAGACTAACAACTCAATGTACCAAGAGAAGGAAACATTATCCTCGCAGATATTTTACATAACCAGAATGAGTACACACAGCAAAAGAATTTTACAAGCCACATGGGAGCACTGAGAGTTGTCTTATCTATGCAATTTAGTCAACCTAATCCAAGCTGCCTTTGTAACCCCACAACCTGTAAATTGAAGAGTGGGAAGCACAGGCTTGTTCCAATGCTGTAATCTGAATGGCGAaggtcactgaaaaaaaccctaacggTTCATTTCGTCCCTATGGGTAAAACACCACTTGAGAAATCTGTTAAGGAAATAGCTGCTGTAACAAGGAACAGAGATTAATAGCTTTGTTATATCCAATATTGCAAGCATACAAGCGCTATCATGCAACAGCAGCATAAGGATTTACATGAAAAAGGCCCAGTGGGGAGCAGCTCTTCCAAAGCCCGCATGGTTTTCCCTGGAAAGCCGAGGAGCCGGGCTAGGCACCGGCCCGAGGGCACGGCCACCGGCACAGAGACCCTTCGGGGCCCCTTCTCACACAACACCCCCAGGACAGGCAGGGCGGGCCCGCACGGGCAAGGCCCGGCCGCGGCGGATACCCCCGACTCCCTTTTCCTCACAGAAAATCAGACAACGCAGGAAAAAGAAGcacccaaagcagcacagcccctCCGCACCGCCACAAGGGAGCCCCTCCCGACCGTCCACCCCTGCCCGGGAGCCCCGGCCATCCCCACACCACACGGCTGCTCCTCTGCGCTTTGTCGCCCAGCGGGTTTTGAAGGGACCGCTCCCCTGTGCAAAATGGCGGCGCGCAGGCGCAGCGAcggccgcggggcccggcgggagTTGTAGTCCGAGCAGTGCGGGCGGGCGGCCGTGCCACGGCAGGACTACATCTCCCGGCATGCCCCGCGGCGGGGAGACGGGAAGGCGGGaaggcggggctgggggcagttCTCTCCGCGCCGCTAAGGTGAGGTGAGTGCGAGTCGTTGCCAGCTCTTCTtcatccccctcctctccctccttccccccaaacCCCGCCGGTGGGGCAGCCTAGCCGCTGCTTCGCCTCTTCGCTCCGTGGGCGGGCgggcagagcgagcgagcgaggcGGGAGGCTGCCGGGTGGGTCGTCCGGGTCCCCTGGCTGGGGTGGGCGCCGCGCCTCAGGGGTGAGGGTCCCGCGCCTCAGGGGTGAGGGTCCCGCCGGCCCGGCCTCTGGCTAAGCCGCAGTTTCAGGGCTCGGCATCGCCTGGCTGCGCTCCCCTAGCTGGGGCTGCGTGTGGTGGTGGGCCCAGCTAGCCCGCTGGCTCCTGGGGTTCGAGCCCGGCTGGGGGTGAGCGGTGTGATCCGTGCTAGCCCTCGGCGGGCTGCCCTCCTTTGGGGACTCAGACTCAGCACTGGGGTGGCTCTGGAGGAGTCTGTGCAACCCGTTACACGGGACAGCCCCACAAGGGTTTAGGTGTGAAGTTCAGTTTGTGGGAGAGGCTGGCCCAGAGGTGCTCAATGTTTTGGCCTGAGAGCCACAGCTGATATTCTTATGAGAAAGAGCTCCCTGAGACATAatggaattatagaatggtttgggtgggaagggacattaaagcccacccagtgccaccccgtgccctgggcagggacacctcccaccagcccaggttgctccaagccccggccaacctggccttgaacccctccagggatggggcagccacagcttctctgggcaacctgggccaggggctcaccgccctcacagcacagaattccttcctcagatctcatctcaatctcccctctttcagtgtgatCACTGTACGTGTTGGGGAAGAGAATGTGGTGAGGCAGGGAGCTCCGGGATGCAGGAGGTGTCAGCGCTGGGGAGGGCAGTGTGGAGGGTGGCTTCTGCACCCTTGCTGCTGCAGCATTGCTTGCCTCTTGCTTGACAAAGTGTTTCGACAATAGCACAGCCTATAATGATTGTTGCATAAAGCTTTTCTGATGTAAGAAAAATCTCTCTTCGATTGTTTGTGCCTCGTGTGTTAACTACGTAAGTTGGCTACTAGTCCAATGTCTTCAGCAAATCATAGCAGAATGAGAATCTTGGGAGATAAACTATAGGAAGGGGAAGTTTAAATGTGGAGGAATGGTGGATTTAATATGGATTAAACAGCGTGTCTCACTAGTTGCTGTAATTCATTCTCAAGATCCAGACCAACGGATACTTCTCAGTAGCCCAGACTGGAAGTCAATtataaaattttgtttaaataatgacTGTCTTTTTCTGAAATAGAGTATGATGAATAAAAAGTTCATTTGATAGAAATACTCAATTAATATATACTAAAGCCTGTGGAAAGAATACAGGAATGAACTCTATGGTTTTTGCTCTTCAAGGAGTACTTTTATCgtataccaatttttttttaaatctttacagATAAATGGACTATAAGAAAATTGTGGATGAAGTTTCAGAAAAAATTTTATCATACAGTCAAGATACTTCAGGATGGAGAGTGATAAAAGTTTCAGTAAGAAAATATTAGTTGATATTAtttatgatatttttattaaatacattttgttgcaaaatgttttaaactgctttcctttaaaaattacttgaCGGCTCTGTATCAACTgctaagtttttatttttcctttttctactttgagaaaaatgttaCGGTTTCTTCAAAGCCTTCAAAAGAGTATGCAGGAAATATGTAAGTATTTACGTTTTGTTTGTCATTGTCATGAATAACAACACCTTTTTTGAACAGTAACACCCACGATTGAAATGGAAAAGTTAACAGTGTTCTTTCCTTCTTGAGTGTCTTAA is a window from the Rissa tridactyla isolate bRisTri1 chromosome W, bRisTri1.patW.cur.20221130, whole genome shotgun sequence genome containing:
- the CWH18orf54 gene encoding lung adenoma susceptibility protein 2 isoform X1; translation: MTSSIKESSACSPDSTVSSLLTSCSIDSNNPYSNSLIHYKDKLYSSASEALEAYIEDFDLSLTSSEISTGKICICQSTPKQVKFSKHHAKEKHVLDDFNQLIGLGSLASPCRRQTECDPDLISLATDDLLASPADGSLPFVQRSPFKSRHQSSKRNRQSLQTSFCPCQTSSLNAESCFSLQENRKAVAHQNPHDDFSKKKCNVCTPDRYGSVSSKASSRPLFFEENSSTLPVKNYPRWLTSHKSDLSVSGISSIPSFHYPVWLKSLFSDSTKESDGQCFNTQGKASSSQTFEILKKRHSVGKDSSNFFEQNGCLDPRGDNKVEESCNCDSPDACFSLGNSFLRHTKKLSGDDPPELLTLKADRALESSTEDLSNTVENDGSPSTTDILGAERSWENAPGACKPPVPVCCEDYAVSCEGLPFPKADIIHKFLEDCLNDKNKENTFSGGHHHRPLEALKLMLFKLQAIQGSSSQNATAEQREEFETVSEKAEAELNLCDSEIIPLTNSIQKALHHLSCLKRLVEDNSNEQEQTDDHEEDKQEKG
- the CWH18orf54 gene encoding lung adenoma susceptibility protein 2 isoform X2 — encoded protein: MTSSIKESSACSPDSTVSSLLTSCSIDSNNPYSNSLIHYKDKLYSSASEALEAYIEDFDLSLTSSEISTGKICICQSTPKQVKFSKHHAKEKHVLDDFNQLIGLGSLASPCRRQTECDPDLISLATDDLLASPADGSLPFVQRSPFKSRHQSSKRNRQSLQTSFCPCQTSSLNAESCFSLQENRKAVAHQNPHDDFSKKKCNVCTPDRYGSVSSKASSRPLFFEENSSTLPVKNYPRWLTSHKSDLSVSGISSIPSFHYPVWLKSLFSDSTKESDGQCFNTQGKASSSQTFEILKKRHSVGKDSSNFFEQNGCLDPRGDNKVEESCNCDSPDACFSLGNSFLRHTKKLSGDDPPELLTLKADRALESSTEDLSNTVENDGSPSTTDILGAERSWENAPGACKPPVPVCCEDYAVSCEGLPFPKADIIHKFLEDCLNDKNKENTFSGGHHHRPLEALKLMLFKLQAIQGSSSQNATAEQREEFETVSEKAEAELNLCDSEIIPLTNSIQNIVE
- the CWH18orf54 gene encoding lung adenoma susceptibility protein 2 isoform X4; translation: MLDDFNQLIGLGSLASPCRRQTECDPDLISLATDDLLASPADGSLPFVQRSPFKSRHQSSKRNRQSLQTSFCPCQTSSLNAESCFSLQENRKAVAHQNPHDDFSKKKCNVCTPDRYGSVSSKASSRPLFFEENSSTLPVKNYPRWLTSHKSDLSVSGISSIPSFHYPVWLKSLFSDSTKESDGQCFNTQGKASSSQTFEILKKRHSVGKDSSNFFEQNGCLDPRGDNKVEESCNCDSPDACFSLGNSFLRHTKKLSGDDPPELLTLKADRALESSTEDLSNTVENDGSPSTTDILGAERSWENAPGACKPPVPVCCEDYAVSCEGLPFPKADIIHKFLEDCLNDKNKENTFSGGHHHRPLEALKLMLFKLQAIQGSSSQNATAEQREEFETVSEKAEAELNLCDSEIIPLTNSIQKALHHLSCLKRLVEDNSNEQEQTDDHEEDKQEKG